The following coding sequences lie in one Eschrichtius robustus isolate mEscRob2 chromosome 10, mEscRob2.pri, whole genome shotgun sequence genomic window:
- the GLE1 gene encoding mRNA export factor GLE1, translated as MPSEGRCWETLQALRRSDKGHLCYHRDWLLRGEDVLEECMSLPKLSSYSGWVVDHVLPHMQENPPPSETSTSPRSTSALDQPSSVPKSPVRDPAFSPASSATPNGTKDKQESQHTEPMVLQSSRGIKVEGCIRMYELLHRMKGAEGLRQWQEEQERKVRALSEMASEQLKRFDERKELKHHKEFQDLREVMEKSSREALGQQEKLKAEHHHRAKILNLKLREAQQQRLKQAEQERLRKEEGQVRLRNLYALQEEVLHLSQQLDSSDQHRDLPKVDLSAFRTRGNQLCGLISGIIRATSENGFPTAEEQAVAERALQEMRDLLVDLQQEIARACEDRRRQDEEEARVKRQESQVRQGPEVCKEPPASRQGPGGKLNEDLQVKVQDSTMQWYQQLQEASLQCVLAFEGLSNSKDSQAKKIKMDLQKAATIPVSQISTIAGSKLKEIFDKIHSLLSGKPVQSGGRSVSVTLNPQGLDFVQYKLAEKFVKQGEEEVASHHEAAFPIAVVASGIWELHPRVGDLILAHLHKKCPYSVPFYPAFKEGMALEDYQRMLGYQVTDSRVEQQDNFLKRMSGMIRLYAAIIQLRWPCGNRQEIHPHGLNHGWRWLAQILNMEPLSDVTATLLFDFLEVCGNALMKQYQLQFWKMILLIKEDYFPRIEAITSSGQMGSFIRLKQFLEKCLQRKEIPLPKGFLTSSFWRS; from the exons ATGCCTTCCGAGGGTCGCTGCTGGGAGACCCTGCAGGCGCTGCGCAGGTCTGACAAAGGTCACCTTTGCTACCACCGCGATTGGCTGCTGCGGGGCGAG GATGTTTTAGAAGAATGTATGTCTCTTCCCAAGCTGTCTTCTTACTCTGGATGGGTAGTAGATCATGTCCTACCCCATATGCAAGAGAACCCACCTCCCTCTGAGACTTCAACATCCCCTAGATCTACTTCAGCCCTCGACCAACCTTCATCTGTTCCCAAATCTCCTGTCAGAGACCCTGCCTTCTCACCAGCCTCCTCAGCAACACCAAATGGAACCAAG GACAAACAGGAGTCTCAGCATACAGAACCTATGGTACTTCAGTCCTCCCGGGGGATCAAAGTGGAAGGCTGCATCCGAATGTATGAGCTGCTGCACAGAATGAAAGGAGCA GAGGGCTTGAGGCAGtggcaggaggagcaggagaggaaggtGCGGGCCCTCTCTGAGATGGCATCTGAACAGCTGAAGCGGTTTGATGAACGGAAGGAACTGAAGCATCATAAAGAATTCCAGGACTTACGGGAAGTGATGGAGAAGAG CTCCAGAGAAGCCCTGGGGCAGCAAGAGAAGCTGAAAGCTGAGCATCACCACAGGGCGAAG ATTCTCAACCTGAAGCTGCGGGAGGCGCAGCAGCAGCGCCTGAAGCAAGCGGAGCAGGAGCGGCTCCGGAAGGAAGAAGGCCAGGTCCGCCTGCGGAACCTCTACGCCCTGCAGGAGGAGGTGCTGCACCTCAGCCAGCAGCTGGACTCCTCCGACCAGCACAGAGACCTGCCGAAGGTCGACCTGTCTGCCTTCCGGACCCGCGGCAACCAGCTGTGCGGCCTCATCTCAGGGATCATCCGGGCCACTTCTGAG AACGGCTTTCCCACAGCAGAGGAGCAAGCTGTGGCTGAGAGAGCGCTGCAGGAAATGCGGGACCTCCTTGTGGACTTGCAGCAGGAAATCGCCAGGGCCTGTGAGGACAGGAGGAGGCAGGATGAAGAGGAGGCCCGCGTAAAGCGGCAGGAGTCACAGGTGCGGCAGGGGCCGGAGGTCTGCAAAGAGCCCCCAGCTTCCAGGCAGGGCCCAGGAGGGAAACTGAATGAAG ACCTCCAGGTGAAGGTGCAAGACAGTACAATGCAGTGGtaccagcagctgcaggaggcctcccTTCAGTGTGTGTTGGCCTTTGAGGGACTGAGCAACAGCAAAGACAGTCAG GCCAAAAAGATCAAGATGGACCTCCAGAAGGCTGCCACCATTCCAGTGAGCCAAATCTCCACCATTGCAG GCTCAAAGCTGAAGGAGATCTTTGACAAGATCCACAGCTTACTCTCTGGAAAACCCGTTCAGTCTGGTGGGCGCTCTGTGTCCGTCACACTTAACCCACAGGGCCTGGACTTTGTCCAGTACAAACTGGCAGAGAAATTTGTG AAACAAGGGGAGGAGGAAGTGGCCTCCCATCATGAAGCAGCATTCCCCATCGCAGTCGTGGCATCCGGGATCTGGGAGCTCCACCCCAGAGTGGGGGACCTCATCCTTGCTCATCTGCACAAGAAGTGTCCTTACTCTGTTCCTTTCTATCCAGCTTTCAAAGAGGGAATGGCTTTGGAAGATTATCAGAG GATGCTTGGCTACCAAGTGACGGATTCCAGAGTAGAACAGCAAGACAACTTTCTAAAACGCATGTCTGGGATGATCCGTCTCTACGCTGCCATCATCCAGCTCCGGTGGCCGTGTGGAAACCGACAAGAG ATTCACCCTCATGGCTTAAATCATGGCTGGCGCTGGTTGGCACAGATCTTAAACATGGAGCCCCTGTCAGATGTGACAGCCaccctcctctttgatttcctggAG GTGTGTGGGAATGCCCTCATGAAGCAGTACCAGCTCCAGTTCTGGAAGATGATACTTCTCATCAAAGAGGACTACTTCCCCAG GATT